Proteins encoded in a region of the Aquila chrysaetos chrysaetos chromosome 25, bAquChr1.4, whole genome shotgun sequence genome:
- the NAA60 gene encoding N-alpha-acetyltransferase 60: protein MTEEVPPTALTDVNLRLLCHDDIDTVKQLCGDWFPIEYPDSWYRDITSNKKFFSLAATYRGSIVGMIVAEIKSRTKVHKEDGDILASNFPVDTQVAYILSLGVVKEFRKHGIGSLLLESLKDHISTTAQDHCKAIYLHVLTTNNTAINFYENRDFKQHHYLPYYYSIRGVLKDGFTYVLYINGGHPPWTIFDYLQHIGSTLASLSPCSIPQRIYRQAQSLLCSLLPWSGISAKSGIEYSRTM from the exons ATGACAGAGGAGGTGCCCCCGACTGCACTTACGGACGTAAACTTGCGTCTTCTCTGCCACGATGACATAGACACAGTGAAACAGCTCTGTGGTGACTGGTTCCCAATAGA gtaCCCTGACTCATGGTACCGAGATATCACTTCCAACAAGAAGTTCTTTTCCCTCGCAGCCACATATAGAGGCTCCATCGTGGGAATGATAGTGGCAGAGATCAAGAGCAGAACAAAGGTGCATAAAGAG GATGGAGACATCCTAGCTTCCAATTTTCCTGTGGACACTCAAGTTGCTTACATCCTAAGTCTTGGAGTGGTGAAGGAGTTCAGAAAACATGGAATAG GTTCGCTCTTGCTTGAAAGTTTAAAAGACCATATATCAACGACTGCCCAAGATCACTGCAAAGCCATCTACCTGCACGTCCTCACGACTAACAACACAGCAATAAACTTCTATGAAAACAGGGACTTTAAACAGCACCACTATCTTCCCTATTATTATTCCATCAGAGGTGTCCTCAAAGATGGCTTTACCTACGTCCTGTACATCAATGGCGGACATCCACCCTGGACAATCTT TGACTACCTTCAGCACATTGGATCAACGCTAGCCAGCCTGAGCCCGTGTTCAATTCCCCAGAGGATATATCGACAAGCCCAGAGCCTTCTCTGCAGCCTTCTGCCCTGGTCTGGCATTTCTGCCAAGAGTGGCATTGAATATAGCCGGACGATGTGA
- the NUDT16L1 gene encoding tudor-interacting repair regulator protein isoform X2, whose protein sequence is MAAMGAMAAMGTLPAGVGALPPLPTLGVPGVPELKPLTRYEAMRLGPGWSHSCHAMLYAPNPGMLFGRIPLRYAVLVMGMVRVPLYTQKDRMGGLPNFLGNSFVGTAKFQLLFALKILNMVPEEKLAEAVAATQKPKKPAIDQASGVTGNLPAAKPANELAVPAKTGNELADRAENQAAAQAAVEAAEQPVAGLESGAIVEQLAAVPAAEAVEQPAGLGADAVAEQPVAEPME, encoded by the exons ATGGCGGCCATGGGGGCGATGGCGGCCATGGGGACGCTGCCGGCGGGCGTGGGGGCCCTGCCGCCGCTGCCGACGCTGGGGGTGCCGGGCGTGCCCGAGCTGAAGCCGCTGACGCGGTACGAGGCGATGCGCCTGGGCCCGGGCTGGAGCCACTCCTGCCACGCCATGCTGTACGCGCCCAACCCGGGCATGCTCTTCGGCCGCATCCCGCTGCGCTACGCCGTGCTG GTGATGGGCATGGTCCGCGTCCCCCTCTACACCCAGAAGGACCGCATGGGCGGGCTGCCCAACTTCCTGGGCAACTCCTTCGTTGGAACCGCCAAATTCCAGCTGCTCTTTGCCCTGAAGATCTTGAACATGGTGCCGGAGGAGAAGCTGGCCGAGGCTGTGGCTGCCACGCAGAAGCCGAAGAAGCCGGCCATCGACCAGGCATCAGGGGTGACAGGAAACCTGCCTGCCGCTAAGCCGGCGAATGAGCTGGCGGTGCCCGCTAAAACAGGCAACGAATTGGCAGATAGGGCAGAGAACCAGGCAGCTGCGCAGGCAGCGGTcgaggcagcagagcagccggTGGCTGGGCTGGAGAGCGGGGCCATAGTGGAGCAGCTGGCGGCTGTGCCAGCGGCCGAGGCGGTGGAGCagccggcggggctgggggcagacGCTGTGGCAGAGCAGCCGGTGGCTGAGCCGATGGAGTGA
- the NUDT16L1 gene encoding tudor-interacting repair regulator protein isoform X1 encodes MAAMGAMAAMGTLPAGVGALPPLPTLGVPGVPELKPLTRYEAMRLGPGWSHSCHAMLYAPNPGMLFGRIPLRYAVLMQMRFDGLLGFPGGFVDRRYWSLEDGLNRVLGLGLGCVRLTEADYLCSHLTEGPHRVVAHFYARQLTLEELHTIEISAVHSRDHGLEVMGMVRVPLYTQKDRMGGLPNFLGNSFVGTAKFQLLFALKILNMVPEEKLAEAVAATQKPKKPAIDQASGVTGNLPAAKPANELAVPAKTGNELADRAENQAAAQAAVEAAEQPVAGLESGAIVEQLAAVPAAEAVEQPAGLGADAVAEQPVAEPME; translated from the exons ATGGCGGCCATGGGGGCGATGGCGGCCATGGGGACGCTGCCGGCGGGCGTGGGGGCCCTGCCGCCGCTGCCGACGCTGGGGGTGCCGGGCGTGCCCGAGCTGAAGCCGCTGACGCGGTACGAGGCGATGCGCCTGGGCCCGGGCTGGAGCCACTCCTGCCACGCCATGCTGTACGCGCCCAACCCGGGCATGCTCTTCGGCCGCATCCCGCTGCGCTACGCCGTGCTG ATGCAGATGCGATTTGACGGACTGCTGGGCTTTCCCGGGGGGTTCGTGGATCGCCGTTACTGGTCCCTGGAGGACGGTCTGAATCGGGTGCTGGGCTTGGGTTTGGGCTGTGTGCGCCTGACGGAAGCTGACTATCTGTGCTCGCACCTGACAGAGGGGCCACATCGCGTGGTGGCACACTTCTACGCCAGGCAGCTGACCCTGGAGGAGCTGCATACCATCGAGATCAGCGCGGTGCATTCCCGAGACCACGGGCTGGAG GTGATGGGCATGGTCCGCGTCCCCCTCTACACCCAGAAGGACCGCATGGGCGGGCTGCCCAACTTCCTGGGCAACTCCTTCGTTGGAACCGCCAAATTCCAGCTGCTCTTTGCCCTGAAGATCTTGAACATGGTGCCGGAGGAGAAGCTGGCCGAGGCTGTGGCTGCCACGCAGAAGCCGAAGAAGCCGGCCATCGACCAGGCATCAGGGGTGACAGGAAACCTGCCTGCCGCTAAGCCGGCGAATGAGCTGGCGGTGCCCGCTAAAACAGGCAACGAATTGGCAGATAGGGCAGAGAACCAGGCAGCTGCGCAGGCAGCGGTcgaggcagcagagcagccggTGGCTGGGCTGGAGAGCGGGGCCATAGTGGAGCAGCTGGCGGCTGTGCCAGCGGCCGAGGCGGTGGAGCagccggcggggctgggggcagacGCTGTGGCAGAGCAGCCGGTGGCTGAGCCGATGGAGTGA